In Aspergillus oryzae RIB40 DNA, chromosome 6, one genomic interval encodes:
- the gcy1 gene encoding putative glycerol dehydrogenase Gcy1 (aldo/keto reductase family proteins), producing the protein MASLQHTKKTYTLNTGDKIPAIGLGTWQSKPNEVREAVKNALLKGYRHIDTALAYGNEAEVGQGIKDSGVPREEIWITTKLDNTWHHRVSEGIESSLKDLGVSYVDLYLVHWPSSTDPNDKSKHLPDWDFIKTWQEMQKLPATGKVRNIGVSNFGIKNLEKLLNDPSTKIVPAVNQIELHPNNPSPKLVAYNTSKGIHSTGYSCLGSTNSPLYKDPTLLQLAEKKGKTPQQCLLQWGIQKGWSVIPKSVSKERIDTNFELDGWNLTDEEVNQLDNLKDRRKVCGDSWLPIKVFFGDDE; encoded by the exons ATGGCCAGCCTTCAGCACACCAA GAAGACTTACACCCTGAACACAGGGGACAAGATTCCCGCCATTGGTCTGGGAACCTGGCAATCCAAGCCCAACGAGGTCCGCGAAGCTGTTAAGAATGCTCTCCTGAAGGGCTACCGCCACATCGATAC CGCTCTCGCTTACGGCAACGAAGCCGAAGTTGGCCAAGGCATCAAGGACTCCGGCGTGCCCCGCGAAGAGATCTGGATCACCACCAAGCTAGACAACACCTGGCATCACCGCGTGTCCGAGGGCATTGAGTCCTCCCTGAAGGACCTAGGCGTGTCCTACGTGGACCTTTACCTCGTGCACTGGCCCAGCAGCACCGACCCCAACGACAAGTCCAAGCATCTCCCTGACTGGGACTTCATCAAGACATGGCAAGAGATGCAGAAGCTGCCCGCCACCGGCAAGGTCCGCAACATCGGTGTCTCGAACTTCGGTATCAAGAACCTTGAGAAGCTCCTTAATGACCCTAGCACCAAGATCGTCCCCGCCGTCAACCAGATCGAGCTGCACCCTAACAACCCCTCGCCGAAGTTGGTTGCCTACAATACCTCCAAGGGTATTCACTCCACTGGGTACTCTTGTCTTGGTTCCACGAACTCGCCCCTGTACAAGGACCCTACGCTGCTGCAGCTcgcggagaagaagggcaagacgCCCCAGCAGTGTCTGTTGCAGTGGGGTATTCAGAAGGGGTGGAGTGTTATTCCTAAGTCTGTTAGCAAGGAGCGTATCGATACTAACTTTGAGCTTGATGGGTGGAACCTGACTGATGAGGAGGTTAACCAGCTTGATAACTTAAAGGATCGCCGCAAGGTCTGTGGTGATAGCTGGCTTCCTATTAAGGTTTTcttcggtgatgatgagtAG
- a CDS encoding uncharacterized protein (predicted protein), giving the protein MPPSSGHLLLPKFWRAARFAYEKACKTIRTKFPEQVQHGSLRFQPAFARITPNQPINRAAAIRQARRRHYSTRARAFVSYLRTGLQGDRAAYKTSRVASNISRLTTQAPFASTLRPNLTGGTLGRTAGGYTIGAGRIGGARYFSHGPAAPAQVIQNVSMGVRAFFLSGQKVRFDGIDEVSGNKKYKAVSALQDQAERKMTGIPRTAPGSFVDFQLSPTITAFGLQKKFDPSGAFASDTINSDGLLDFLSADFARALKDLAAVLNDLKRLSTLGDLPILLHDKSTLRVRFPGCDAVTVERLCDEVGVQRGKIMQDEDFDARTGADLALLFPFAPSVPASPETVDYLFSKGPYEPQAPEEVDWQAMMSSETNSEASPEFRGNPGSKLSFEDVTLFGENPWQQSSSSSGYSSINISELGDRAYFNEISSTGLPESASEYEGSDGLHRFLAECNRAPPIS; this is encoded by the exons ATGCCGCCTTCCAGCGGGCACCTGCTGCTCCCAAAGTTTTGGAGAGCAGCTAG GTTTGCCTACGAGAAGGCCTGCAAAACCATAAGGACAAAGTTCCCAGAACAAGTCCAACATGGAAGCCTTCGATTTCAGCCAGCCTTTGCACGTATAACCCCGAATCAGCCGATCAACCGCGCTGCAGCAATTCGCCAGGCCCGTCGCCGTCACTACTCCACTCGTGCGAGAGCCTTCGTTTCTTATCTCCGGACTGGACTGCAGGGTGACCGCGCTGCCTATAAGACATCCCGTGTTGCGTCGAACATCAGCCGTCTTACCACTCAAGCACCCTTTGCATCAACTCTTCGTCCAAACTTGACCGGCGGGACTCTCGGCCGTACGGCGGGAGGCTATACTATAGGAGCCGGCCGGATTGGGGGTGCCCGGTATTTCTCACATGGCCCAGCTGCACCCGCTCAGGTCATTCAAAATGTGTCCATGGGTGTCCGGGCATTCTTCCTGTCTGGACAGAAGGTCCGGTTTGATGGCATCGACGAAGTTAGCGGAAACAAGAAGTACAAAGCCGTGAGCGCACTTCAAGATCAGGCCGAGCGGAAGATGACCGGAATCCCTCGGACTGCACCGGGATCATTTGTTGACTTCCAGCTCTCCCCTACCATCACTGCCTTTGGTCTGCAGAAGAAGTTTGATCCATCCGGAGCCTTCGCTTCTGATACCATCAACTCAGACGGTCTTTTGGACTTCCTCTCTGCCGACTTTGCGCGTGCTCTTAAGGACTTGGCCGCTGTACTCAACGACCTCAAACGCCTGTCAACCCTAGGTGATCTTCCTATCTTACTTCACGACAAGTCGACGCTCCGGGTGAGATTTCCTGGTTGTGACGCAGTCACTGTCGAACGACTCTGTGACGAGGTTGGAGTTCAACGAGGGAAGATCATGCAAGACGAGGACTTCGATGCTCGTACAGGTGCTGACCTTGCCCTCCTGTTCCCCTTTGCTCCCAGTGTTCCCGCGTCTCCAGAGACAGTGGATTACCTCTTCTCGAAGGGGCCCTATGAGCCACAAGCTCCCGAAGAAGTTGATTGGCAGGCTATGATGTCTTCAGAGACCAACTCAGAGGCTTCACCTGAGTTTCGAGGAAACCCTGGGTCGAAGCTCAGTTTCGAGGACGTAACCCTGTTCGGCGAGAATCCGTGGCAGCaatcctcatcgtcatctggATATTCAAGTATCAACATCAGCGAACTCGGCGACCGCGCATACTTCAATGAGATCTCGAGCACCGGGCTCCCTGAAAGTGCTTCAGAATATGAAGGATCGGACGGGTTGCACCGATTTCTTGCCGAATGTAACCGTGCTCCTCCAATTTCTTAG
- a CDS encoding uncharacterized protein (predicted protein) — protein sequence MNEIKTLFPSPRTIYHRITKKYSTCDIPYLPTVKESSQTSQNPSTKMTTAAPKVNSSLGETGQDAATQLFELLHSKNPQMTLKWNPESQRFTLTGFSHLKESEIKRIIDQKSYLGYEPKLAGRTSGGDVIIRFDPIKRNDPSILWKENEY from the coding sequence ATGAATGAAATCAAGACCTTATTCCCATCTCCTCGGACGATTTATCATAgaataacaaagaaatacTCCACTTGTGACATTCCCTACCTTCCAACTGTCAAAGAGTCCTCACAAACATCTCAAAATCCCAGTACGAAGATGACCACCGCTGCACCCAAAGTGAATAGCAGCCTCGGAGAGACAGGCCAGGATGCAGCTACTCAACTCTTCGAACTCCTACATTCCAAAAATCCACAAATGACACTAAAGTGGAACCCCGAGTCCCAAAGGTTTACACTGACTGGCTTTTCACACTTGAAGGAGAGTGAAATCAAGAGAATTATCGATCAGAAATCGTATCTTGGGTATGAACCAAAGCTTGCTGGACGGACAAGCGGTGGCGATGTCATCATTCGATTTGACCCAATCAAGAGGAACGatccatccattctttggaaggaaaatgaatacTAG